The sequence below is a genomic window from Haematobia irritans isolate KBUSLIRL chromosome 3, ASM5000362v1, whole genome shotgun sequence.
aaactatcactttattccatttggaaagtcaaaaatttttcaccaatttacttttcacaattttaagcgtaataactatgttttcagcactttattttcgttttcattgaaataaattataataagccagttgcgcttggtgtttcacaaaatataaaatggctcttgtaacaatagtgatggcaaaatactttcatgcgaatagtgatggcaaaatactatcacagttggcgattgttgcagtgtcacttacgagtctgtggtagcgatgaggatgaaatggaacattgaaatgctggcagggatagattcgtttttacaaattttcttttttatccacaattttgaaaagtttgatACACTAGATGATTTATACTCAAATTAAATAtccaaaagttcatatttgaaaattgcgactaaaaccgcgaaaatacaaaatttaattttgagcaaattttctctttgcgaaaaacacaaaacgaaatgtcagaaaattcatTTGGGCTTCTTCATCATTTTCCGGTCGGAGAGCGACGGGCCATCTATTAGTTAAGTTATCTCATAGATAATAGAAATACATAGATGTCCCActcttctctttaaaaaaaaaaatgtgtcagttccaaaaattaattttctgacatttcgttttgttttttttttcgttaagagAGATTCTTTTGTATTAGTTGTCCattcacaattaattttttatgaggagttttttattacagaacACCCTGTTGTGTTAAAATGAGTACCAAaaatctctcaattctcttgattttcttcgtttattcttaatcttcggaactgtcaaacttagtttgacacccatgggacatctatgtatttctattgtctatgaGTTATCTATGAAAGGTAGaagcaataaaacaaaaacaattttttctcttgCTAGTATGTGTGTTTGGCCGTAATTCTTCTGTTAAATTCCGTTGCTCTATTGGTTGGGTTGCTTATGTGTGTGCTTGGTCGTAATCCTTCTATCAAATACTGTGTatgtgacaaaattgtaatcAGATGGCTTATGATTCTACCTTATAAGTGTACTCTGAATACTATATTCACAAAATTCCCAAGAACTCCTCAAAGTAAATTTGGGATGAAATATCGATTTATGGCAATATAGAAATGTAAACCATCTCGTTgtggatttcaacaaaatatagTTGAAATACATTATTAATACGGTTATATGTGTATATGGGTGTGgaacaaggcatattaattaaaggtaaagtcacgagcaagcgtgtgtacaccccatgatatttagaaagtcaaactaaaatgacagccctgccagcatttcaaagttccatttcaacctcatcgttaccacagactcgtaaatgtcacttcaaccatcatgaaaaggtacatcaaaaagtacatgcaagtaatttgccatccctactgttaaaaaagccttttttttgtgaaacgccaagcgcaaccagcttgttatattttaattaaataaaaacgaaaataaagttctgaaaacatagattatacgcttaaaattgtgaaaggtatattggtgaacaatttggtgattttccaaatgtgattgtttttcagatattttacagacacgctgcctccatggaataaaaacactggttgatagacgcagcaacatgtaactcgctacttgtaactcaacatcatcattaatgccaaaaattatgttaaatgtaatgtgatagtggtataaatgttatatttttaagaatttgtaaatgtttaatcaaattaataaatatctaaacaaacgtgttttactcgaccacaatgattcttttacaactatcttaaaatgcactttttctgattgtttggagggtcccttattggcgtcgttctaaattgatctataaaggcacctaataattgcactcatgcgaaacatttttgtagtaacttggcgtggtacaacttctcaatagtgacggcgcttttccgacgagtttttgatgtcgtatatgattgttttcgacgtagtggggattctcaaaagagtccccaaattcaaaaaatgttggcagggaggtcacttaagttgacattttgtgtatgtgtagtgttgttgtattgtaacacaatgtaaataaaagcaatatttatgtacacaaagaatttaaacaaacctactaaacctaaacaaagcctttgacaagatgaatgtcgatattagtcatAGACTCTTTAAAATATAGATGACCCATCGCTCTCCGACCAGAAAATGTTGAAgaagcccaaataaattttctgacatttcgttttgtatttttcgtaaagagaaaatttgctcaaaattaaattttgtattttcgcgGGTTTAGtcgcaattttttgttcaaatatgaacttttgaatatttaacTTGATTATAGATCATCTGGTgtatcaaaaatgttcaaattgtggataaaataggaaaattgtaaaaacgaaTCTAAGAGAGAATTTGTAATTCCCcctattttcttcgtttattcatCATTTTGGGAACTGTCAGACTGCGTTTGACACCGATGGGTCATCTATTACTTAGTTATTTAtgatattagtcacctgattgcattactttacctctttaatatgccttgggTGTGGAAGTAGGGCtttgtttaaataaactttgtgaaaataaactaaatttcaattaatttacctTTTATACCTCATTCtcattatgcgctttacagattatcagttattccggacggaatgtcggtgtttgtaaagaatcttacagtgtgtcggatcgatacgacttgtcggcgatgactaaataatcgttaAATGTGTTATCGTTCCCATAAACattcagcagtatcgattatgccttcggacttatcttataatgtgcacaatatatggggtatgttcgacacgagcactgtcgtccggaataactgatagtctgtaaagcgcattacacatccaaaatctactttaactagatttcaacggtccatttttaataaatttcgagcctaatgtgtacGAGGTATTATTATGTTAtaagaatttaaaataataataattaaaaaaagattttataatttaaagttttgggGGAATACCGAAAGTAGGACCGCTGAAAAAAGCTATATTTACCTTTGGCCGATAAAATCAAAACTTATCGGGGTTTCCACTAGAACAGTATATTATCAGGGATGTACGCACTTTGCAAAttcattgattaaaaaaattaacctgAAAACTATCCATTTTTCGTCGAGCTTATAATAGTCAGGATCGTTCccctacaaaatatatattgaatTTGGTCAAGAAAGGCCTATTAAAATCGAGCTTAATAaagtaaaatcaaaaataaaagtgcaatataagaataattttccaattgataacaggccgaatataataataataataaaattttaatgaaatcgcaatacaaattaaatttacgaaactattttttatacaattaatttccaaagtcttgaaaaaaattgtccaaatagtTACCTAATGTCCACACCCCATCATATTGAAATGTTAGTCAGCGACATCTACAGATTTTCTGTTTGAACAACAAACAAGGAAAAATTGTCTTTGCATTTTCGTCTTCATTTCTTATATTTGTTGTGATTACCAAATTAGAAACGTAAACAATTTTAtcagcaaaattaaaaaaaaaataataataaaaactttcgcAAAATGAGCATTGCCCTCTGTGAGGTTTGAACTCACGACCCCTGGTTTACGAGACCAGTGCTCTACCTCTGAGCTAAAAGGGCCTCATCTCCGCGTGTGCCAAAGTATCCATTTGATTATGAAGGGTGTACAGTACATTAAAAACCAtcaatttgtttattattttagaaTATAGAACCGagaaatatagaaaacaaattctaGATGTTAAACCAGCAACTTTTAGAgacaaactaaatattttttattattttattaaggaTATATGTATGGGagtattttaatataatatacgGAGAGAGAACTTTAACCATAGTTTtgaccagtgctgccgctactacttcaatcgaagtattttgcttcattttcacaaaatttacttcgtcactccttcttccaaaaatctgcttcactttttgttctgcttcaaattttaaaaattttccccatatacgatgaacatagcggttttaatcattgaatatcATATGaagtatgagggctatatacaattatgaacttgatatggaccaattttgtgtgattggggatcgatttatctgagggctatatataactatagacctatatggacctagttagacatggttgttaacggccatatactagcacaatgtaccaaatttcaactgactcggatgaggagaggagaggctccaaaaccaaatctcgggatcggtttatatgggggctacatatgattatgaactgatatggaccacttttggcatgattgttaaatatcatatactaccaccacgtaacaaatttcaaccgaatcggatgaattttgcatctccataaggcaccggaggtcaaatctggggatcggtttataagggagctatatataattatgggctgatatgaaccaattcctgcatggttgttggatacaatatattaacaccacgtaccaaatttcaactgaatcagatgaattttgctcttccaaggggctccggaaatcaaatctggggatcggtttatatgggggctatataaaattattaaccgatgtggaccaatttttgcatagttgttagagaccatatacttacaccatataccaaatttctataatatttctaatatttcgatgtgttacaaacggaataacaaagttaatatacccccaacctattgtggagggtataataaaatgaattctattgctttgttttcaaaaatgaatgctacttcaattttattcaatctactccacttttttccaaaatctacttcactcaatttttcactagcggcagcactggtttTGACAGCGACTTCTCTATAGTGTTGCCATACCTCATTCTGAAAATTTGCCAATGAATATCAAAATCAGAGATACGTTTATTGGTACTTTTTATGAGTACATGTAACTAGAGGTGTGTGTGACTCGAAATTATCGTGATACGAATCACTTGAAAGACATATGTCATGCGTgattgaatataaaattttattcttgatcAAGCATGAGTGAAATGAAAGTACATGCGCCCCTAAAATCTTAGGTCCGTTATGCAGTTTATGCGCAAATGGGTGTTGCATGCCAATAAGGTAGTTTTCCCATGTATTTCTCACCAGATAACATCGTAGTAGGTAGCAGAAACCTTGCTAGAGGTGCATCAATAAAAATATCCATTGCATATTcctctattaaattatttttttacgaattCAAAATAATACAATTATCAATCTGACAATCCAATGTAAGGCCCATATTATTATGGggcaaaaaaagtaaattttcaacggttacttttctttaaaggtgagtactaagttcgagtttacccgctaaaatcaaaactaaatcagtaaaaaaggtatACAATTAAAAgtctttgatgcaaattttaatataacttgatggggaatagcccaaagtaaccttttataaagtttttattctttaaattggattagtaaagaaaagtaatcgtgaaaaaattacgggtttagcggctaaacttgaagttaatacccaccttaagaatcaattttaaagaaataacctACAAGTTATAGTAAAAtcaaaaactttttacaaaaagaaaaatgttaaatttaagaACAATTTGTAGTCGATCTTAAAGtactttaattaaaatcttctcattcttaaatgtaaaatatagtaaagaaataatttttatattccaCGCCTTACAGGCTTCGGTGCGAACAATATCTTTGCAGGTTTGCACAACTCTAAATCTGTTCCTGGTCGAACTGCCAAACATAGAGTAATTTCCACAGATGAAGCCTCCGTCCATACggaatgagaaagcaaaattgTTGTTCTCAACTTTACATTAGTTTCATGGGCTCCTTGCTCGGTCATAATCTTTTTAAAATCTGATAGTTTCGGTACCACGGTATGCATATGTTGATCAGGATATTTGATTTTTATCCGCATATCATTCTTTTGGGATTCTTGAAGATTATCGATTTCTGCCACAAATGGTAAAGCAGCGATTAGACCTGCTGTAACCTTTATGACATTATCCTGTGACATCTGAGGGCATGGTTCGAGAATATTTGCCTCGCACATTTTTATATTAACATTAGGTGGTGGCATACGTACAACACATGGTCTTTGCACCAGGGGTAATATTTCTCGGAATACTTTTCCAGGTTTTGGGTCAACTATACTCGCCAACTGATTAAGCAACGATGTAGTCAAGCTATCTGGCAGAAAATCTTCCTTATCATCCACAAAATTGCTAATATCTGAAGCAGTTtgtaataacatttgacaagGACCCAAAGCACTTTGTGATCGATCACGAACGACCAAAACTAAATGTAAAGCACTAGCTCTTAGACATATTTGTTTCACCAGCAGCATATCGCTGTAGCTAAGGCCAGAAAATATATGCTGTAATTTCAAGCAGTTGCGTACCAACTGTGACAAGCTCTCCTTGAGCGGAGCTCGACTATGATGAGATGTTGTACATGACTGTAATTGCTCAATCTGAATTTGAGCAGCCAAGAAGGTTTCCAAAAAGTTTGCAGTTCCCAACATTTCTGGATCGATTTCCCCAAGACGCTGAatacaataaagaaaataaaataacgtTTATATTAGATATTTCTATGTATATACCTTCAAATTATCCTGAGCGGTCTTAAGCAGAGGTACACGTTCATTGGCTATAGTAAATATGTCGTTTATATGAGCCAACATTGTTTCCAGGTATTGACGCGAATTGTTCGAACTATTCAAATCGTCCATCGGCTTCTTTGTGGATGCTCCCTCAATGGGCAACGGCGGAACAAGGGCTGGCATGGCATCTCGAAGATATGCATAATGTTTGAGTGTGACATCGGGAAATAAACTTATGATAGGAACCAGACTAGCGGCAGcattaaacaataaaatcaatataCATAAATATGAAGGATCTTCAACGTCGCGCTCAGCGCTATCAAAAAATGGGTGATCCTGCAAGAGATGCGATGTTACTGCCATACAAAGATGAGCATGTTTTTGACCGATTTTGCGCATACAACCAAAAGCAGACAATTTGTCTTGGGGGTATTTTGCTAAAACATCTAACAGCTTTTGTACCACCATTAGCAGACATGCTTGAGTGGAGACTCGACAAGCTCCCAACATAAGATGTAGACCTTCGCGTACCTCAACAGAAAAATCCTCCAAAGATGATAACATAATTTCCAATTGATCTTCTCTCAACACAATGTGGCGGGCTATTGCAGTCAGGCTATAAATGGCTTTTAGCCTAACTTCTTCAATTTCGTCATTAAACATGTCCACTAGAAAATCCAAACAAGTGACAGCAAAGTCCGGATGTTTCAAAGCTAATTTGCACATTGAATCCACTGTAGCTATTCGTACTTCCATAAACTCATCTTCTAAGCCATGAACTAAAGCACCACAAGCCCCACTGGCAATTAATGATATAGTTTTGGCGTCCAAGTGTTCCTGGGGAGCATCATCAGCCCACCTTTTTCCTGACGACCATTCCCCTGATGCTACCAGCTGGGCCCCTCTTTCATGGGCCGTTTTCTTACGACGTAAATTACTCATTAATTTTTTATCCAACGTCTGATGCAGAAACTCCGGACCTACCATTGTCATTTGACCCAAATGCTCTGCTGCCTGCACTCTTATCTGTATAGATAAATCACATAGTGCTGCACAAACTTTACTGAAGGCAGCATCTATTAAACGCATTTCTTCTTCGTCCTCTGCGCCACACAGAATCATGTGTTCGGGGTGCTTCAGACCTATTTGTAATACTAATTGGAGAGCTTGTTCACGTACACATTCGTAATCGTCCTGCATGGCATCCACTCCCCTCTGATATAATGATGGTGACAATATTGCTCCTCTTTCTCCTAAGCATAGAATGGATCTCAAACTTTGAGCCCTTACCCCAGAATCTTGGGAATCAGCATAGTGgccaatagtatcaattacaccTTTCTTGGCATCTGTTAAAGCAACAAAAGACGATAAGACCATCAAAGCATTTTTCTGAGTTTGATGCGACTCCGAACTCAATTGTTGCTGTGCAAAATGAGCAATCTTTGTGACATACATAGTGGGTAAAATCTTCAAGTTCTTAGTTCCAATTTTATGTAAACTTCCCAAACCTTGAGCTATAACTTTTTGAGACTTTTCGTTTTTTAAAACAGCTATGATTTCATCAATCAAAGCATTAACCACTTCAGTTATTCGTACTTCAGACAGATCCGCCAGCAGTCCTAGTATCATAACTCGAATGGTGGTGTCTCCATCACGCTCTTGGCGAAATAACTCGATAAGTTTATTTACCACCTCATGAATTTCAGGTAATTGACAATCGGTCAATACCAATTCGTCAGCAATTTTTACCAGAACATCTAGTAATTCCTTGCTGTTTTGTGGTGAAATAGTTTCAAGCACATTTAATACCTGTTGGAGTTTTCCACTTGTGACATTTTTGGATGtggtttgtattcgtatttttttGTGAGGTGGTTGGCTGCTGTTAGATTCTATAATTTCAGTTACCGATAGTGGCCTTTTTACAGCAACAGATGCACTAGCCATTTCAAATGATTTATGTCCTCCTGATTTCACTTGCTGTTTTCtactaaactaaaaaataattgttatttTATATGAAGCGGtgctcaaaataaaaatattagaagGTGGCGTTGTGTAAATCAGCTGATTCATAGCAAAGTGAACAACTCTGTTCACATGCTTACAAAATAGATAGAGTTGCCAAAATATCAGGTTTTCACCCTAAAGTTGTGCAAAAAAGTGCGAGTTTGTAGGTGATTACTATTTTCGGTTTGTGAGACGAAAACCAGCTTATTCCCACTTTCACTTTTTGTGATTAGTTataagacaaaatgttctaaagtaaTTCTTTAAAAATCTTCCATACATGATTTTAcaagatttgataaaaaatataatcgtaTTCATATAGCCGTGAATATAAGCTTTCGGCGCTCAAACTGAATCTAGTACCCActtattttcttgaaattatttaattacgtccaaaaaattaaaagtaattacAACAATACCTTAATATTAATGATCATTATTAATTGTAATTGTTACTTTAGAGTTTAATACTAAATTAAAGCaattagtttaattaaaaaaaaattatttagcatTGAATTAAAATTCACTAATGTTACATTAATTAAATATAGTTTTTATGTTATAGTTCTTCTCCAATAGATCAAATTGTTATTAAAACAACATATATTTTTGCTATTTTTAGTATTGTAGAAGACCTACAAGTATAGTTAAATTTGCTTTTGATATATCATAATGGGTTAGGTTATAAAGAAAATCGCCCAATAAGAACGATCATCTAGTGAAACACGAACTTAATAATGAGTGATTGAAAACAAAACTGTGATACATCTGAAAACAGCAACATCCAGATTTCATTAGTGAGACGGAGGagatttctatatttgttttatttttctttgattCCAGGTTTGGCTTTGTATAT
It includes:
- the IntS4 gene encoding integrator complex subunit 4, producing MASASVAVKRPLSVTEIIESNSSQPPHKKIRIQTTSKNVTSGKLQQVLNVLETISPQNSKELLDVLVKIADELVLTDCQLPEIHEVVNKLIELFRQERDGDTTIRVMILGLLADLSEVRITEVVNALIDEIIAVLKNEKSQKVIAQGLGSLHKIGTKNLKILPTMYVTKIAHFAQQQLSSESHQTQKNALMVLSSFVALTDAKKGVIDTIGHYADSQDSGVRAQSLRSILCLGERGAILSPSLYQRGVDAMQDDYECVREQALQLVLQIGLKHPEHMILCGAEDEEEMRLIDAAFSKVCAALCDLSIQIRVQAAEHLGQMTMVGPEFLHQTLDKKLMSNLRRKKTAHERGAQLVASGEWSSGKRWADDAPQEHLDAKTISLIASGACGALVHGLEDEFMEVRIATVDSMCKLALKHPDFAVTCLDFLVDMFNDEIEEVRLKAIYSLTAIARHIVLREDQLEIMLSSLEDFSVEVREGLHLMLGACRVSTQACLLMVVQKLLDVLAKYPQDKLSAFGCMRKIGQKHAHLCMAVTSHLLQDHPFFDSAERDVEDPSYLCILILLFNAAASLVPIISLFPDVTLKHYAYLRDAMPALVPPLPIEGASTKKPMDDLNSSNNSRQYLETMLAHINDIFTIANERVPLLKTAQDNLKRLGEIDPEMLGTANFLETFLAAQIQIEQLQSCTTSHHSRAPLKESLSQLVRNCLKLQHIFSGLSYSDMLLVKQICLRASALHLVLVVRDRSQSALGPCQMLLQTASDISNFVDDKEDFLPDSLTTSLLNQLASIVDPKPGKVFREILPLVQRPCVVRMPPPNVNIKMCEANILEPCPQMSQDNVIKVTAGLIAALPFVAEIDNLQESQKNDMRIKIKYPDQHMHTVVPKLSDFKKIMTEQGAHETNVKLRTTILLSHSVWTEASSVEITLCLAVRPGTDLELCKPAKILFAPKPVRRGI